CCTCCGGCGCCAACCCGTTCGCCTGCATCGCGGCCGGCATCGCCTGCCTGTGGGGCCCCGCGCATGGCGGCGCCAACGAAGCGGCGCTGGCGATGCTCAAGGAGATCGGCTCGGTCGACAACATTCCCGAGTTCATCGCCAAGGTGAAGGACAAGAATTCGTCGGTGCGGCTGATGGGCTTCGGCCATCGCGTCTACAAGAACTACGATCCGCGCGCGAAGATCATGCAGCAGGTCTGCCACGAAGTGCTGGCCGAAACCGGCCATCACGGCGACCCGCTGTTGAAGGTGGCGATGGAGCTCGAGAAGATCGCCCTCAGCGATCCGTACTTCATCGATCGCAAGCTGTACCCGAACGTCGACTTCTATTCGGGCATCACGCTGAAGGCGATGGGCTTCCCGACCGACATGTTCACCGTGTTGTTCGCGGTGGCGCGCACCGTCGGCTGGATCAGCCAGTGGAGCGAGATGATCGAGGATCCGCACCAGAAGATCGGCCGCCCGCGGCAGCTCTTCACCGGCGCGGCGCGACGCGAATATGTCGGGATCGACAAGCGCGGCTGATCGCCTGAAGGTCTTCAGAAGGAACGGCGAACCGCCCAGGCGGTTCGCCGTTTTGCTTTGTGGCCCTCGCCCGGACGCCCCCCGAGCGCAGCTTCAGTAACGCGCGCGATCGGGCAGCGTGCGGAATTCCTGCCAAACCTTCTGCGCATCGCTCCGCATCATCTGAGCGATTCGAACTTTGCGCTTGGCGTAGGGATTCTTCATGTCGGCGCCGATGTTTGAATCGTCGAACAGATCGGCATAGTCGGTCCAGGACGCCGCGAAGAAGATCCGGTCGAGCCGCGCCCAATAGGCTGTCGCGTAGCACATCGGGCAACACTCGCAGCTCGTGTACATGGTCGCGCCGCGCAGGTTCGGCGCGCCGACCTTCTTGCACGCGGCGCGGATCGCATTGACTTCGGCGTGCGCCGACGGGTCGTTGTCGCGCAGCACGCTGTTGCCTGTCGCCGCGAGCACTTCGCCATCGCGCACGATCACGGCCCCGAACGCGCCGCCGGTCTTTTCGACCACGCCGGCCTTGCGCATCAGTGCGATCGCCTGGGTCATGTGCTGGCGATCCTGTTCGGTGATCGCAGCAGGCGCCGCCGCCTTGGCCTCCGCAACCGTCGCGCCGGCCGGCAACATCGCAGCGCCGAATGCCGCAGCGCCGGTTGTGAGGAAATTCCGGCGGTGGACGACGGTCGCTGATGCGAACAACGTGTCGAGCGACGACGCAGCTTGGATCGATGATTTGGTCATGCAGGCGAGCTCCGTTGCGACAATGCGCATCCGCTCCGATCCACGCGGCCGGAAGCTCAATGCTTCCGCAGGCTAGTTCCCATTGATTGAGAATTGATTGCAACAGCGCGCCCGCAGCACCGGGTCGCGTGTCTCAATGTTTGCGAAGGACGTTCAGGACAATATCGGCCGCACGCCCGCTCGGCGTCTGCGCGCCGGTCGACATGATGTCGTCGATCCGCCCGAAGCCTTCGAGCTGGCGCGCCCGCATCGGCGTGTCGGCCAGCACCTCGCGCAGCGCCGGCACCAGTCTGTCCGGGACGCAATCCTCCTGGATGAATTCCGGGATGACGTTCTCGCCGACCACGAGATTGGCGAGGATCACCGAGGCCGAGCGGATCACCCGCTTGCCGATCCAGGCCTCCATCGCGCCGGCCTTGTAGACCGCGACCATCGGCACATGCGCCAGCGCCAGTTCCAGCGTCACGGTACCGGACTTGGCGAACGCCGCACGCGCGATCCGGAACGCCGCCTTCTTGTCGGCGTCGCCGACCACGATCCTCGGCTGCACCGGCCAGTCGCGCACGCCCGCCTCGACGGCGTCGCGCAGATGCGGAACGGTCGGCAGGATCAATTCGAGATCGCCCTGCTCGGCCTGCAGCCGCCCCAGCGTTTCGCCGAACACCGCCATCAGATGATGGATCTCGCTGCGCCGGCTGCCCGGCAGCACCACCAGCACGGGCGGTTCGGCGTCGCGCCGCGCCTGCTCGGCCGGACTCGGGCGCAGATGGGCGATCTGCTCGGTCAGCGGATGGCCCACATAGGTGCAGGGGGGGCCGCGCAGCCTGCGATATTCTTCCGGCTCGAACGGCAGCAGCGCCAGCACGTGATCGACATAGCGGCGCATCGCGCGAG
The DNA window shown above is from Rhodopseudomonas palustris HaA2 and carries:
- a CDS encoding nucleoside deaminase; the protein is MTKSSIQAASSLDTLFASATVVHRRNFLTTGAAAFGAAMLPAGATVAEAKAAAPAAITEQDRQHMTQAIALMRKAGVVEKTGGAFGAVIVRDGEVLAATGNSVLRDNDPSAHAEVNAIRAACKKVGAPNLRGATMYTSCECCPMCYATAYWARLDRIFFAASWTDYADLFDDSNIGADMKNPYAKRKVRIAQMMRSDAQKVWQEFRTLPDRARY
- the lpxB gene encoding lipid-A-disaccharide synthase, yielding MRAANATTGAVRRLFLIATEESGDRLGAALMQALKTRLGDGVVFEGVGGRAMAEQGLVSLFPIEELSIMGISAVVRRLPSILRRIRSTADAVLGAKPDMLIIIDSPDFTHRVARRVRVRDPSIAIVNYVSPTVWAWRPGRARAMRRYVDHVLALLPFEPEEYRRLRGPPCTYVGHPLTEQIAHLRPSPAEQARRDAEPPVLVVLPGSRRSEIHHLMAVFGETLGRLQAEQGDLELILPTVPHLRDAVEAGVRDWPVQPRIVVGDADKKAAFRIARAAFAKSGTVTLELALAHVPMVAVYKAGAMEAWIGKRVIRSASVILANLVVGENVIPEFIQEDCVPDRLVPALREVLADTPMRARQLEGFGRIDDIMSTGAQTPSGRAADIVLNVLRKH